A single region of the Brachypodium distachyon strain Bd21 chromosome 3, Brachypodium_distachyon_v3.0, whole genome shotgun sequence genome encodes:
- the LOC100844580 gene encoding actin cytoskeleton-regulatory complex protein pan1, whose translation MRLAAARAMASAVATSMPMPASSPAAAVSYGWLGPRLSFGRDSKEPSECKAAADQVSKEFIDFEFSLGGSATMLPADELFADGKLLPLRPQSSAAAEPAAEIHAATTTAPELVKTTPLRPSSSSMAEAFDPYVFSPKAPTCSSRWRELLRLRKVQTPPPPHKPSPSPVPATPSRASNSSAARSLKLLLLQRNSGGRASDLSSAAAPLLRDSSDSEASLSLASSRFSLSSSSSSSAHDHDDFPRHSLDSVDVTPKPRIRLVRSSQPTPHRHPPPPPHSSAPPRAVHSPARRRPATTPPPPSVASVDSPRMNSSGKIVFQGGLERSSSSPAGSVHRSRSRVMDRSYSTPVVLNVPVCARPSFGFFKDKKDSAAGKEAAARLRSSLGRKTTAAGGSSSVSCRDLGTGSKCN comes from the coding sequence atgcgcctcgccgccgcgcgcgccatgGCATCCGCCGTCGCCACTAGCATGCCCATGCCCGCctcctcgcccgccgccgccgtgtcctACGGCTGGCTCGGCCCGCGCCTCTCCTTCGGCCGCGACTCCAAGGAGCCGTCGGAATGCAAGGCCGCGGCGGATCAGGTCTCCAAGGAGTTCATCGACTTCGAGTTCAGCCTTGGCGGGTCGGCCACCATGCTCCCCGCCGACGAGCTGTTCGCGGACGGGAAGCTGCTCCCGCTTAGGCCGCAgtcgtccgcggcggcggagccggcgGCTGAGATCCATGCGGCGACGACAACGGCGCCTGAGCTGGTGAAGACGACGCCGCTccggccttcttcttcgtccatGGCGGAGGCGTTCGACCCGTACGTGTTCTCCCCCAAGGCGCCCACGTGCTCCAGCCGCTGGAGGGAGCTGCTCCGGCTCCGGAAAGTCcagaccccgccgccgcctcacaagccttctccgtctccggtgCCGGCGACCCCGTCGAGAGCTTCCAATTCGTCCGCAGCCAGGTCCCTcaagctgctcctcctccaacgAAACAGCGGCGGGCGAGCGTCTGACCTCTCctctgcggcggcgccgctcctCCGCGACAGCTCTGACTCCGaggcttccctctccctcgcctcctcccgcttctccctctcctcttcgtcttcctcctccgcccacgACCACGACGACTTCCCCCGCCATTCCCTCGACTCCGTCGAcgtcaccccgaagccccgAATCCGCCTCGTCCGCTCCTCCCAACCCACCCCCCaccgccacccgccgccgccgccccattCCTCCGCGCCACCCCGCGCCGTCCACAgcccggcgcgccgccgcccggccaccaccccgccgccgccatccgtCGCCTCCGTGGACTCCCCGCGCATGAACTCCTCCGGCAAGATCGTGTTCCAGGGCGGGCTTGAGCGCAGTTCCAGCTCCCCCGCCGGCAGCGTCCACCGCTCCAGGTCGCGCGTCATGGACAGGTCCTACTCCACGCCCGTGGTGCTCAACGTGCCCGTCTGCGCGCGCCCCTCCTTTGGGTTCTTCAAGGACAAGAAGGATTCGGCTGCGGGGAAGGAGGCCGCGGCGAGGCTCCGGTCGTCGCTTGGCCGGAAGACGACGGCCGCCGGCGGAAGCAGCAGCGTGAGTTGCAGAGATCTCGGCACTGGTAGCAAATGCAATTAG